One Flavobacteriales bacterium DNA segment encodes these proteins:
- a CDS encoding gliding motility-associated C-terminal domain-containing protein produces MKNGWCYTIDESELPAVLCFAFKASDPNAPYEQFNLHIAYENCPGGGNIYGGFDAGSQGNSTISLSSGTGNTGGSTSQSGGCFHVKNYVDIGSDGIREAEHEGTWHYPDCKQVGTDFIGGIGCNILIPGEIYTHCYDLRPSGCGKVTICPIYNCGSGCIPDPPCVQIENVVRTTDASCYGSNDGSAVALVCEDSLFTIQWNTGATTNSISGLSPATYTVTITEIETGCDTVRSFTINEPDEIIADAGLPKDLCANESHVLGGNPSGKGGMGGFTYGWSPGAGLDDPTIPNPTVSGLTEPVTFTLVVTDSTGCADSAEVLIIGKPCDITIPNVFSPNGESPNNNFEIKGIEYFPGSRLLVFNRWGEKVWESMSYHNDWDGRHWKSLNRLNEGVYYWILYLNDPSNPVAAGSNLNTRHGWVHLIRNNDDIN; encoded by the coding sequence ATGAAGAATGGCTGGTGTTATACCATTGACGAAAGTGAGCTGCCTGCGGTTCTGTGTTTCGCATTCAAAGCTTCGGACCCCAATGCCCCTTACGAGCAATTCAATCTGCATATTGCGTATGAGAACTGTCCCGGAGGTGGAAATATTTACGGTGGTTTCGATGCCGGTTCGCAAGGTAACTCAACCATTTCTTTATCATCAGGAACCGGCAATACCGGCGGATCCACCAGTCAGTCAGGTGGCTGCTTTCACGTGAAGAACTATGTTGACATAGGTTCTGACGGAATCAGGGAAGCGGAACATGAAGGCACCTGGCACTATCCGGATTGCAAGCAGGTAGGTACGGATTTTATCGGCGGCATCGGATGCAACATCCTCATCCCGGGGGAGATTTACACGCACTGCTACGACCTTCGTCCCAGCGGGTGTGGCAAAGTCACCATCTGCCCGATCTACAACTGTGGCTCGGGTTGCATCCCCGATCCACCTTGCGTACAAATTGAAAATGTCGTCCGCACCACTGACGCTAGTTGCTATGGCAGCAATGATGGCTCAGCTGTTGCGCTGGTATGTGAAGACTCCCTATTCACCATTCAATGGAACACCGGGGCCACCACCAATTCGATATCGGGACTATCACCGGCTACGTATACGGTAACCATTACTGAAATAGAAACGGGTTGCGACACGGTTCGCAGTTTCACCATCAACGAACCCGATGAGATCATCGCCGATGCAGGGCTTCCAAAAGATCTTTGTGCGAATGAATCGCACGTGCTTGGGGGAAACCCTTCCGGCAAAGGGGGTATGGGTGGGTTCACCTATGGCTGGTCGCCCGGCGCCGGTCTTGATGATCCAACCATCCCCAACCCCACTGTCAGCGGCCTGACAGAACCCGTTACATTCACGTTAGTTGTTACAGACTCCACGGGCTGTGCGGATAGCGCCGAAGTACTCATCATCGGAAAACCATGCGACATTACCATTCCCAATGTATTCTCACCGAATGGCGAAAGCCCCAACAACAATTTTGAGATCAAGGGGATTGAATATTTCCCCGGCAGCCGGTTGCTTGTATTTAACCGGTGGGGGGAAAAGGTCTGGGAAAGCATGAGCTATCACAACGATTGGGACGGCCGGCATTGGAAGTCGCTTAACCGTTTAAATGAAGGGGTATATTATTGGATCCTTTACCTGAACGATCCTAGTAATCCGGTAGCGGCTGGCAGCAATCTGAATACGCGTCATGGCTGGGTTCACCTCATCCGCAACAACGATGACATAAATTGA
- a CDS encoding HAMP domain-containing histidine kinase encodes MNEESGDITVSFEVVRNNETVPVIMTDANGEIISVRNLDTTRLEDKHYLHSVLEEMKGEHEPIEIKLHNGDKNLIYYLNSTLLLQLKYYPFVQLAVIALFIVVAYFAFSSSRKAEQNQVWIGMAKETAHQLGTPLSSLVAWLELLKLKGVDEETTQELQKDVKRLETITERFSKIGAIPRLERMNLVDVVKNSVHYMESRSPKKVTFITQCSDDALHAPLNAPLFEWVIENLIRNAVDAMEGEGTLTVAVTDQLQYVYIDISDTGKGIPKSQYHSVFQPGFTTKRTGWGLGLSLSKRIIEYYHKGSIFVKQSEVGKGSTFRIVLKR; translated from the coding sequence ATGAACGAAGAATCGGGTGACATCACCGTCTCCTTCGAGGTGGTCCGGAACAATGAGACCGTACCGGTTATCATGACCGATGCCAACGGTGAGATCATCTCCGTAAGAAATCTGGATACCACACGCCTTGAGGATAAGCACTATCTGCATTCTGTTTTGGAAGAAATGAAGGGAGAGCATGAACCGATTGAGATCAAGTTGCACAATGGCGACAAGAACCTGATCTATTACCTCAACTCCACGCTTCTCCTTCAGTTGAAGTATTATCCCTTTGTGCAGTTGGCTGTGATCGCCTTGTTTATTGTTGTTGCCTATTTTGCTTTCAGCTCCTCCAGAAAGGCAGAACAGAACCAGGTGTGGATCGGGATGGCCAAAGAAACCGCTCACCAGCTCGGAACACCGCTATCGTCATTGGTAGCCTGGCTGGAGTTGTTAAAACTTAAGGGGGTGGATGAAGAAACCACACAGGAACTTCAGAAGGATGTAAAGCGTCTTGAAACCATCACGGAACGTTTCTCAAAGATCGGTGCCATACCTCGCCTCGAAAGAATGAACCTTGTGGATGTGGTCAAGAACTCCGTTCACTACATGGAAAGCAGGTCTCCGAAAAAAGTAACGTTTATTACCCAATGTTCTGATGATGCGCTGCATGCACCTTTGAATGCGCCTCTTTTTGAGTGGGTCATCGAAAACCTGATCCGTAACGCCGTGGATGCCATGGAAGGTGAGGGCACCCTGACAGTCGCCGTTACAGATCAGCTTCAATATGTCTACATCGACATCAGCGACACCGGGAAAGGCATACCTAAGTCACAATATCATTCCGTCTTTCAACCGGGCTTCACAACCAAAAGAACCGGATGGGGCCTGGGACTATCCCTTTCCAAACGGATCATCGAATACTACCACAAGGGCAGTATCTTTGTCAAACAATCGGAGGTTGGAAAAGGCAGTACGTTCAGGATCGTACTGAAAAGATAA